The genomic DNA CAACTGTCTGAATCGGCACAACATGAGGATGCACAACCGCTGCGGCACTCTTCGCCTCACGAGAGAATCGTTTCCTTGCTGCTGCACTGGTTGCCAATTCTGGAGCCAGGACCTTAATAGCCGAATGCCGGTTGAGCGAGGTATCAAACCCCCGCATCACAATTCCCATGCCGCCGCGTCCCAACACCTCCATGATCTCATATCGCGCGAATCGGCCCAGCGATTCTGGGTGGTTGCTCGGTTCCAGAAAACTGACCGCGGATTCTATCGAGTCTTTCGGTTCGCTGTCGCCACCATCGGGAAGTAAGTGGTGTTCTTTGACCGGAAACAAATCATTCGGCCTGAGTAACTCGGACATCTCATCCCACGACATTCCTGACTGTGAAATGGTTTCGAGCTTGGATTGGCAGGTATCACAAGTCTCGACGTGAGCCAAGGCCGTCTCTTGTGTATCGCCCATACGATTTCGAAGCAGCCGAAGCAGTGCATCATCGTCGTAGTGATTGTCAGCAACCATCTTTTTCTCCCAGTTTGCGTCTGTTTTCATTGGGCTCTGTATCCAAGGGATAGAAACCATCGCTGAGTTGGGAAACCACTACGCGAATACGGTCCATCACGCGACATCGTGCAACGCGTACCGCTCCCTGCGATTTCCCAAGTTTCTGTGCAACGTCCTGAATCGACTGTAATTCAATGGCTGTTAAACTGAACGCTGCCCACGTTGCTTCGGTAAACTCCGCTTGCACGATCAAAGCGGCTTGCTGGAATCGAACACGACGATACTCCAATTGAAAGAGCGACGCGGTTTGGTCGTCCGACGTGGGATGCTGCGAGAGCATTTTTTGAACATTGCTGTCACCGCTGCCAGCCAGTTGGCTCCCACGCGCCAGGCGATTCACGACCAGATTACGAGTAATCTGATACAGCCAACTGCGGAATCCCCCGATTGCAGGATCAAACGATTCGAGCGATTTTTCGACGATGACCAAAACATCCTGCGCTAAATCCTCTGCATCGGCGTGCTGCAACCCTCTCGCCACCGCAACCCGGTAAACAAGCGGTCGATAGATCGAGGCGAATTCCTGCCAGCCTTCATCGGAACGAGGACTGGAGAGGCTCGCCAACAGCGATTCACGGGTTTCTGGACCTTGCATTGATTCTCCTGTTATCAGTACACAAACCGAGTCCGATTGTTACAGAAAAAGTTTGCATATTCGCACTTCTCCAGCCAATCCATCGCACACGGATTTTACCGGAGAGGTCCCCGTGCCGGTCAGATGTGTGATAGTCGTGACTCATGTTCACTTAGTAACGTCGGCTACATTCGTGTCTCATTACGCGAAGTCAAAGCCTTACTTGTTTTGTTGCCCCCTGCGGTTAGCCGGCGTGGCGATTTCAACTTTCCGATGGACCGCTATGGTCCCAAGAATACCAATACAAAATGTCATAGACCAGACGACTAGTATCGAGAGGCTTTTGATCTTGTGTGTATACTTCAGATTAATGAAGGTTCGAATTTGTGTTGCTCGATTCAAGGAGGAATCATGATGCCGAAGAAATATGTTGTTCAACTCTCAGGTGAAGAACGCAGCTGGCTTTCTGCAATGGTGAAGAAAGGGAACGGGGCCGCATACAGGATTCGGCACGCGAACATCCTGTTGAAAGTCGATGCGTCCGGTCCAGCTTAGACGGACGAGGACGTGGCTGCGGCATTTGACTGTCATCTGAAACGGTGGCCAATGTTCGTCGACGTCTTGTGGAGGGAGGACTTGAAGCGGGTCTGGAGAGAAAACCGCAGGAAAACCCGTCTCGCGAACGTGTTTTTGATGGTAAGGGGGAAGCTCAGTTAATCGCGACAGCCTGCAGCGAGCCTCACGAATGATGTGCGAAATGGACGCTTGAATTACTCGCCGACCGGATGGTCGAGTTGAAAGTTGTCGAGAGTGTTTCTCGTAAAACAGTGGAGCGCACTCTGAAAAAACGAACGGCAGCCTCATCGTCAGAAATGCTGGGTGATTCCGCCCAAACAGGAATCAACTGGCAATTCAAAAACAGCAAAGCTCGAATAAAACTGAAGTCCCTTTACCCACAAATTCAAACGACATGAGCAGTAGAGTTCATTAACAAGCTCCGGTGCATTGCTGGGTTTCCTTTTATGAAGCGGAAGTAACGGTGAGGTGGTGACGGCCCCCGTGGGGAAGAATGGAAAGTTACCTATAAACAACAGCAATTTGCTCTGTGGCGTGCTACCCTCTGATCAGTAAATTTCTGTCAATTCCCGTTCTTAACCTACGAGAACTTCGCCTTTTATTTTGCTATGCTCAAACTTCAATCATTTGTTCAGAGACCATCAGGACATCACTGAAAACAATATCAACGAAAGAAACCAATGGTTCGACAGGGAGAATTTTTGAGTGGACTCATTGCAGCGACATTCACGCCGATGCATCACGATGGGACACTTAACACAGGGGAGATCCCCTCGATGGTCGATCATCTTGTGAAAGATGGCATTGCAGGAATGTATGTCCTGGGCAGTACGGGGGAAGGTGTCTCGCTGACACACGATGAGCGATGCACGATTGCGGAAGCATTTGTTAATGCAGCAGATGGAAGACTGCCTGTCATTATTCAATGCGGCTGCGAAAGTCTTGCTCAAGCTCGTCTGTTAGCTACTCACGCACAAAAAATCGGAGCCGATGCAATCTCAGCCGTCAGCCCGGTATATTTCAAGCCGGACTCCGTTGAGACTCTCGTCGAGTCCATGTCAGAAATTGCTGCAGGTGCTCCTGATCTGCCCTTCTATTATTATCACATTCCGTCAGTCACGGGTGTGAATCTCAACATGGTCGAATTTCTGAAACTGGGGCGTGATCGAATTCCCAATTTGAGAGGCATTAAATTTACTTCACTCAATGTCTTTGAATTTCAATCGTGCCTGGAGTTTGCAGGCGATCGCTTTGAGATTCTTTGGGGATTGGATGAAATGCTGCTCAGCGGACTTGCAGCTGGGGCTCGTGCAGCGGTTGGCAGTACCTATAACTTCGCGGCTCCGGTCTACCATCAATTGATCAAGGCATTCTCTGAAGGCAATCTGAAGGAAGCCCGAGATCAGCAGTCAAAATCTCAAGAACTGGTGCGGACCTTTATTCCGTTCGGACCACGAGCGGCTCAAAAGGCAATTATGTCTATGGTTTCATCAGAGTGCGGTCCGACTCGACTTCCCGTGAAAATGCTGTGTGAATCACAAATCAACGATTTACGGAACAACTTAACCAAAATCGGATTCTTCGATTGGATTGCTTCCACCAGATCAGAAGGATGAATTTTTTCGATGAGTATCACGCGCTCGCTCAAGCTCCTTATTTATCTCGTTTCAATTATTATTTCGCACGGAACGCATGCCGACGCACAAGAAATTGGAAATGATAAAGATCGCGAATAATCCTTACTCGACTGGCAAGCCCTGCCTGACCTTCCTGATAAATCAGGTGTAGCTGGGCCATTTGTCGGAGTTC from Rubinisphaera italica includes the following:
- a CDS encoding dihydrodipicolinate synthase family protein, yielding MSGLIAATFTPMHHDGTLNTGEIPSMVDHLVKDGIAGMYVLGSTGEGVSLTHDERCTIAEAFVNAADGRLPVIIQCGCESLAQARLLATHAQKIGADAISAVSPVYFKPDSVETLVESMSEIAAGAPDLPFYYYHIPSVTGVNLNMVEFLKLGRDRIPNLRGIKFTSLNVFEFQSCLEFAGDRFEILWGLDEMLLSGLAAGARAAVGSTYNFAAPVYHQLIKAFSEGNLKEARDQQSKSQELVRTFIPFGPRAAQKAIMSMVSSECGPTRLPVKMLCESQINDLRNNLTKIGFFDWIASTRSEG
- a CDS encoding RNA polymerase sigma factor, which encodes MQGPETRESLLASLSSPRSDEGWQEFASIYRPLVYRVAVARGLQHADAEDLAQDVLVIVEKSLESFDPAIGGFRSWLYQITRNLVVNRLARGSQLAGSGDSNVQKMLSQHPTSDDQTASLFQLEYRRVRFQQAALIVQAEFTEATWAAFSLTAIELQSIQDVAQKLGKSQGAVRVARCRVMDRIRVVVSQLSDGFYPLDTEPNENRRKLGEKDGC